In the genome of Campylobacter concisus, the window GTCTTAGGCTGTGGCAGCCATAAAATAGTGCTACTTTTAGCCCACTAAGTGGCTTAACAACCTTTGCTCTTAGTGTTTCTACGTTTTGATAAAGCACCCAAAGAAGGCTTGTGATCTCGGTTGAGCCATTATATTTCATATTACCTTCAGCCAAGAAAGTATTTATGCGATCCTTTGCACCCTTATCAAGCGTGCTTTTAGCTCTTGTTAAAGTTAGCATACAAGTTGAGCATGTCGTAAGCATAGGCATATTCATCTGCTCAGCAAGCGCTATGTTTCTAGCATTTGCCACAAGCGTAGCGATAGGATCGACGTCTTGTGCTTGTTGGGCACCACAGCAGCTCCAGCCCTTTATCTCGTGAAGCTTCCAGCCAAGTATCGGAGCGATAGCCTCAAGCGACATCTTAGCCTCTTTAGCTGCTTGAGAGAGTACGCATCCTGGAAAAAAAGCGAATTCGTTTTGCATAATTACTCCTTACTAGCAGCTTTGCGAGCCGCATTTATCATTTTTACTAGATCATCATGTCCTTCTATGTCCTCTTCTCCGAAAATATGAAGTGGATTCATCTTACCTGCAAGCATTAAATTTGCAGCGATATCCATTTTGCCCATATTTCTAAACACTCCCTCAGAGCGAAGTGCAAGCTTGATCTCATTTAGTCTGCCTGAGCCATCAACTAGATCGGTTAAGAACGCCTCAGCGTGATCTGGTCCCATACCATCATCAAAGCCTTTTTGTATAGCCATAATGCGAAGATCAGTTATATCTTTGCATGCACTTATACCTTTTGGACAGCGATCAGCGCACTCTTGGCACTTTACACACATCCAAAGACCATTATCGATAGCTGGTTTTAGATGCGGCATAGGATCTTTGTTGCGTGAGTCAAACGCCGCTCTATAAGCATGCACAAAGACAAATGGCTGCATATAATCACTCGCATCAGCTTCTAGTTTATTACACTCGCTAGCACAGGCTCCGCAAAGTATGCAGTCCCATTCAAGCGCTACTTTGTCATACTCTTTTTGGCTTTGCTTACAGCCTTTTTCTGCGCTAAATTCTGACTTAGCAGTTATACTAGGCTTAATCTTGCGTAAATTTTCAATACTTGGTTCCCAGTCCACCATGAGGTCTGAGATCACTTTAAAATTTCCAAGTGGAGAAATTCTTATGCTCTCTGGATTGTCATACTCCGCCAAAAGCTCATTCATCTTCGTATCACAGGCTAGATATGAGTGGCCATTTACTCTAACAGCACACGCTCCACATATCGCTGAGCGGCAAGATGCTGTGAAATTTAGCGTCGCATCCTTTTTTTGTTTGATATCAAGAAGCACTGTTAAGAGAGTTTTTCCCGCGATCTCTTCGTTTGTTAGCTCATAAGTTGATTCATATTTTTTAGTTCCGTCAAAGCGGTCGATAATAATTTTCATCCTAGCTCCTTACTCTGGCTTCTTGCCATCAAGTGAAAATATGCCTGCCACAACGTCTTTGTAGCTAAGTTCAAGCTTGCCGTCTTTTAGTGTGACTATGCTGTGTTTTAAGAAATTTACATCATCTCTTTTTGGATAGTCCTCTCTTGTGTGAGCGCCACGGCTCTCAAGACGATTTTGCGCTGCAAGGCATGCTGCACGAGAAAGAAGTATAAGGTTGCCAAGCTCGACATAGTCAGTAAATGCTGTGTTCATGACTGGGTTTTGATTTGGCACTTTAAGGGTGTCATATTTTGCTTGGATAGCTTCTAAATTTTTAGAGAGCTGATCAAGTTTTGCGCCAGTTCTAAAGATACCCATTAGATCCCAGTTATTTTTACCAAGCTCTTCACGAAGTGCGTACATATCATTTACACCGCCCTCGCCTGTTGCTATGGCTTTAAATTTATCTTGCCACATTTTTGCTAGCTCAGAAGTCTTTTTGCCGCTTGCAAATTTTGCATTTTGAGCGTAAGCACCAGCACCTTTGCCAGCTAGATCGCCAGTTACAACTGCGTCAGTTAGGCTGTTACCACCAAGGCGGTTTGCACCGTGGATAGATACGCATGAAGCCTCGCCACCTACATAAATTCCAGGAATTTTTGTGCTCATATCATCAAATTTAGCTACCTCTATACCGCCCATTGAGTAGTGAGCTGTTGGGCGGATAGGCACTGGTTGCTCGATTAGATCGATATTTTGGAAAAGCATAGCTGTGTGGCGAATTTTTGGAAGCTTTTTCATAATAGTATCTTTGCCAAGGTGGCGAACGTCACAAAGTACATAAGCGCTCATACCCTCGCCAAAGCCTCTACCCTCGCGAATTTCTGTCTCGATCGCACGAGCGACAACATCACGAGGAGCTAGCTCCATCTTTTCGTGATAGTTTTTCATAAAACGCTCACCCTTGTTATTTAATAAGTATCCACCTTCACCGCGGGCTGCTTCAGTGATTAGTGTGCCACCATTTTGAACGCCAGTTGGGTGAAACTGAAGCATCTCAGGATCTTCAAAACCAAGACCTGCTTTAAGCGCAGCAGCTATGCCATCGCCTGTTGCTATAAATGGAACTGATGTGCGGTTATAGAAAATTCTAGTGTAGCCGCCAGTTGCGATGACAAGTGACTTGCAAAGGACTGGGTAAATTTGACCATCTTGGATGTTGCGAAGAACGACGCCTTCAACCTTACCATCCTCAAGACCGATCTCAAGCAGCTCATGATCCATTAGAAATTTAACGCCAGCTGTGATAGCGTCATCAAGACAGGCGTGCATCAAAATGTGGCCAGTTTTATCAGCCGCGTAGTTACAGCGCTTTTTGCTAGCACCACCCATGAAGCGAAACGCAACATCACCATTATCTTTACGGGACACGTCGCCATTGTCTATACGAGAAAAGAGCATGCCGTTGTAGTCTAGCTCGTGGATGACTGCGCCTGCTGCCTCGCAAAATTTCACAACTGCATCTTGATCGGCAAGATAAGCCGCACCTTTAACTGTGTCATAAGCGTGAAGCTTGAAGCTATCGCCATTACTAAAGTCAGTAACGCCGTTTATGCCACCCTCCGCCATACAGGTCGCATTGCGAGATGGCATCATCTTTGTAGCAACAACGACGGTTGAGTTTGGATATTGCTTGCGAACGGCTGTTGCTGCACGAAGTCCAGCACCGCCAGAGCCGATTATTAGCACATCAACAGATGGTAAGCCACTTTCATTGCCTTTTGGCAACTCACCAGCAAAAACATTGGTCGTACCAGCTGTTGTAGCTAGCGCACCTACGCTGATACAGGCACTTTGTAGAAATTCTCTTCTGGTAAATTTTTCACTCATTGATAACTTCCTATCTTAGTAAATTTTTAACGTTTAAAACGCACCGCCAGTTCATTTCTTAATATTTTTTAAAATAACTACATTAATTAAATAATTAATAATGAAACATTACATTAAATTTACTTAAAAAAAACATAAAGATTTATTTTAGATTAAGAAATGAGAGCTGGTATTAAAATCAAAAAGGATAAAATGGGCTTTTCAAGGTAGTTTATATAAATTTAGCGGTAGAAATTTTATAAAATATATAAAAATTTCTACAGATTTGAAGTTTATTTTTATTTTTGAGTTTTTAAGCTTTAAAAGCTCTTTTTTAGGATATTAGAAAGATAAATTTACTTTTATACTTAAATAAATATATTAAATATATTAAATAACATTATTTTTGTCCTATTATCAAAATTCACCCTTTGGGTGCAAAATTTCTTTTAGCTCGCTATCACTTAGCTTATAGTTATAAAATCTCTCGTAAAACTCTTTTGTTTTTTGCTCTAAATTTAGATCGCTAAATAGCTCTGGGTAAAATGTCTTAGCCAGCCAAAGCGGATAAAGCGCACCTTCAGCGCTTCTTACACTCCAAAGATAAACGCCACTTGGCACTACAAAAATTTCTCCATTTTGTACAGCTTTTAGCTTGGTAAATGATGCGTTTTTAGCGATAGCATCGGCACTTTTTTGCGAATTTGTGATGATGATATCTGGGTTAAAGATGATGACTTGCTCTTCGTTTATTGCTTTTGAAATTTTAAAATCCCCTTCGCTTAGCCCTGAGCTTAAATTTATACCACCAGCCACGCTAATATACTCTGCGCCGATATCTTTTGAGCTAATGGTGTTAAAGTTTCCTGAGTTATAGTTAAGCACCAAAACTCTCTTTTTTGGCGTTAAATTTGCTGTTTTTTGGCTTACAAATTTTATATTCTCGTTAAAATAGTCATTAAACTCACGCGCCCTTTTTACGCTCTTTTCGCCCCAAATTTCAGCGATCTTGCTAAAGCTATCTTGTATCTCTTTGATGCTTTGAAATTTATCTATCTTCACAACTGCGATGCCAGCGCTCTCTAGCTGAGCCTTGCTATTTTCATCAAACATCATACCAACTGGTCCAAAAACAACTTGCGTTTTTGAAGCGATGATCGTCTCGACGCTGCTACTTAGCATGCCGCTTTTATTGTCGTTGCTCTTTATTTTTGGAAAAATTTTTGACATTAGTGGAGGCAGTTTTGGTGCACCGCTAATTATATGATCTTCGTTGCCAAGCATCGCAGAGACCTGCACAAATGCCACTATCAAAGGCGTCGCACGCTCGATCACGTCAGGCACTTCTATCTTTTTATCGTCGCTATCAAGCACCACTCTTGCTTGCAAACTAACAAGCAAAAAAGCCAAAAGCAAAATTTTCTTAAACATATTTTCTCCTTTCAATCCACCATCACGCAAGAGTAATGCTCGCGCTCATCGATGATATTTTTCACCACTCGTATATCTACGCCGTAAATTTTCTTTAAATTTTCGCCATTCATCACCTCGCTAGCCTCGCCGTAGATGTAGTTTTTATTACGCCCAAGCATCGCAACTTTTGCATTTAGATAAAAGACCTGCTCTGGCTGATGAGAGGTAAGGATGATGATGTAGCCTTGCTTTGCGAGCTTTTTTATCTCTTTTAAAACTCGCATTTGGTTACCAAAGTCTAAATTTGCCGTTGGCTCGTCAAGTAGCATAACCTTTGAGCGCTGCGCTAATGCCCTAGCTATGAGCACCATTTGCCGCTCGCCACCACTTAGATCGGTGTAAATTTTATCTTTAAAGCTCTCTAAATTTAGCGTTTTTAGTGCATCTAACGCTATCTCTTCATCCTCTTTGCTAGGGCGTTCAAATATACCAAGTCTGGCATTTGCACTCATCATCACCACGTCAAAAACGCTAAAGGCAAATGGCGGAGTGTGAGCTTGCGGGACGTAGCTTATAAAGCTTGCTCGCTCTTTCTCGCTCATTTTTAGCGCATCTTTGCCGTCTATTAAAATTTCGCCTCCAAGTGGCTTTAAAAAGCCAAGTATCGTCTTAAACGTCGTCGTTTTGCCAACGCCATTGCTACCAAGCAGGCAAAAGATGTCGCCATCTTGTAAATTTGCATTGAAATTTTCTATAACGACCTTTTTATCGTAGCCGCAGCTTAAATTTTTTATCTCAAATTTCACGCAAAACCCTTTTTACTCTTATAGAGCAGATAGACAAAAAGAGGCGCGCCAACTAGCGAAGTGATGACGCCAAGCGGGATCTCACTTGCCATTAGGCTGCGTGAAGTGGTATCTACTATCAGTAAAAATAGCCCTCCGCCAAGCAGCGAAGCTGGAAAGAGCGTGATGAAATTTGCTCCCACGACAAAGCGCATGATGTGGGGGATAACAAGCCCCACCCAGCCCACGATACCGCAAAATGAGACGCAAGTAGCGGTTAGAAGTGTCGAGGCGATGATGATTATGATGTTGTAAAATTTCACATTTAGCCCCATTGCCCTAGCCTCTTCTTCGCCAAAGCTAAGCGTGTTTAGCTTATACCGAAGCATGAAAAGTGGCACAAGACAGATCATAACTACGCAAAAAAGCAGAGCTAAATTTTTATATTTGCCGCTTCTTGCAAGGCTTCCCATCAGCCAAAAAGTGACTTCTGGTAGCTTATCTTCGCTGTCAGCTAGAAATTTTATAAGCGAGCTAAGCGCCCCAAAAAGAGATGAGATGACGATGCCAGTTAGCACCATCACGAGTAAATTTAGTCTGCCCTTTGCGATGACGCTGCTTATAAAAACGACAGCAAAAACCGCAAACAGACCGCAAGCAAATGCGCTAAGCTACACGCCTATGTAGTTAAAATTTAAGATAATAGCCACGCTAGCCCCCACAGCTGCGCCACTTGAGACACCAAGGATGTCAGGCGAGACTAGAGGATTTTTAAAAAGACCTTGATAGACAGCTCCAGAGCTAGCAAGCGCTGCACCGACAAGGATGGCAAAAAGCACCCTTGGCAAGCGAATGAGCGTAAAGACCGTGTAGCCTTGCTCGTCGCTTGGTTGCTCGTTTAAAATGGCTGATCTTATAAACTCAAAAATTTGAGCGTAGCTTATCTCGTAGCGTCCGATGCCTAGCGAAAAAAGAGCACCAGCAAAAGAAGCGCAAATAATGCGAAAATGATCTTTTGGCTACTCAAATTTCATCTCCCGCACGTCCCACCAGATAAGATAGCTCTTCATCTCTCTTTTAAATTTAAAGCCGCTTTTGGTCTTTGTGAGGTAGCTTTTTACATTTTCTTTGTAAATTTCTTCTTTTTCAGGCGCGATCTCACCGACAAATCTAAAATAAGAAAACGCCTCTTCAAGGCTAGCAAAATCCATCTCATAAATGGTGTCGATTATCTTTAAATTTGGATTTGCCCCCATGTCGTAGACGATGTTAAAGATAAAGTTGTAGCCAAATCTCCTATCGCTAAGACCTGCCTCTTTTTCATCTTTTGTCCCTTTTAAGAAGTCTTGCCAGATATCTTTTAGGCTTGGATGATCTGGCAAAAACGAGGTCATCACGACATATTTTTTAGCAAATTTACAAAGCTTTTTTATATCAAAAAGCCCAACCGAGCGTGATGCTAGCACGATGTCATGCTTTGGCAAGCCCTTTATGCTCGCCTCATCGCTCCAGTCTTTTTGGATGAAATTTATATTTTTCGCTCCAGCCTCTTTTGCGTTTTTTTTAGCGTATTCAAGCATTTTAGCAAACGGATCTAGCGCACTAACGCTCTTTGCTAGCTTTGCAAGTGGCACGCTAAGCCTTGCTGGACCACACCCCACATCAAGCACGCTATCATCTTTTGTGATAGGTAAATTTGAGAGTAAATTTAGCGTAGAAGCCGCCTCCATGCCGGTCATCTCGTTATACATATTTGCGACATCGTCCCAATTTACGCCACCTTCTTTGCCCTTTACTTTTTGCAAAGTAGGCGAGAACACTCGCTCCAAAATCGCTTGATAATCAACCAGCCCTTGCATCTTTCTCCCTTTGGTTATTTAAATCTGCCCTACAAAAAGGGCAAATTTAAAGAGCCTAAAGCCAAAATAAATTTGGCTTTAAGTTTTGGTTTTAGAATTTAACTTCAGCTGATAGCATAAATGTTCTTGATTGACCTAAGAATATGCTCGCGCCAGTTCCCGTCGAGATTCCATCGATATTTGATGGGTACATTCCAACCCAGTATTTTTTGTCAAAAACGTTATTTACGTTAAATCTTAAAGTTGTTTGCTTGCCTAACCACTCTTTTGTTGTATAGCGAATACCAAGATCGGTTGTAAAGTAAGCAGGAGCTGCATTTATGTTACGTTGATCAGCATAGCGTTTGCCAGTATAGTGAAAATTTGCACTTAATGCTAGCTTATTTGTATTTGGCACAAGGTAGTCAAAGAGTAGGTTTGATTGCACGCGCGGCTCACCGATTACGATTTTACCCTCTGCGTAGGTTTGTTTTGCCTTTTTTAGTTAGGTTGGATTAGTGTAATACCGCCCATTACGCTAAGGTCATTCGTGATCTTGCCGCCTGTGGTAAGCTCTAAGCCTCTATTTACCTGTTCGCCTTGAGTGCCATATTCTCCATTATCGCCTACATAGGCTATTGGGCGTTTGATCTCAAAAAGTGCTGCTGATAGGTCAAGCTCGTCTATCCTAGCCTTTGCACCGACTTCGTATTGCTTACTTCTATAAGGTTTTAGAACGATCGTCTCGCCGTATCGCGGGTTTCTTACGTCGGTATATGTATAAGCAGATCCGGTTTGTAAGCTATCTGCATATGTGAAATACAAGCTGACGTTCTCAACTGGGCGGTAGATGAGGCTTCCTGCATAGCTATTGCCGCTTTTGTCGTAGCTTTTTACACCCGTTTGCTTGTTTTTACTTTCGAAGTTGCTTCTAGCCGCACTTAAAATGACGCTAAAATAGTCGTTTATTTTGATGTCGTCAGCGATAGTTATATTTTTCATAATAGTATCGCTACTTTTATAAGCTCCGCTTGCTTTTTTGTGTTAGGCTGTGCAAAGACGCGCGGACTATATAAGTTAGAATTTCCTAAAGAAACTGGTCTTGAAGCAGGATTTCTAGCACCATATAAAGTCCATATATATATCCATTTGTTTACACGCCAAGATTGTGTTCTATGCCAAATGTTTCAAATTCGGTTATAGCCTTTGCAAACCAGCTTTGCACGTCAAATCTTTGAGCTGCACCGCCACCGCCACCAGCTTTTACGTCAAAATCACCGTTTTGATTAGTAAAAGTTTTGCTTGTGCCATACATATCACGGATGGCCTTTTGCCACTGATAGCCGCCCTCGAAATACCAATTCTCGGTAGGTGCGTATTTAAATTTAGAGCTTGCAGTCGTTGTTTTTAGATCATTTCCAGCCCACTCTTGCTCTAAACCAGCTTTAGTAGTTTTAGTAGCACTTGGAATATCAAATTTTAAGACACCGTTATCACCTGGCATAGAAAAGCCACCAGGATTTCCTAGCATTTTGTGTCTGTAGTAGCTAAAATTTGTCTCGATCGTGAAGTTTTCAGTTAAATAAAAGTCAAGTCCAAGACTAGCCAAATTTCTTTCGTAGTCGCTTTTTTTAGCTTGTTTTGCACCGTCGCTTTTATAAAACACACCACGATATCCAACATGTTCAAATCTATTTGAAGTATCCCAACCTATACCAAAATTTGAGCGGCTCGTATAGTCAGCCCAAACCGTATTTGAAAAAGGTATCGGACGTTTTCTTGTGTAGTTAAAAAAGCCTGCTGGATTTTGTCCGCCATAAAGTGAGCCAGCAAGTCCGTTTTGGATTTGCAGACCTTCAAACATATACATCGGAATAGCTGTCGTAGAAACCGCATAAAAACCGTCCCAAAGCACATTGCCAACGACTGATCCCTCAAAGCCACGCGTTTGCGGACGACCGACTTCTATACCCACCTCTGGTTTGAATTTGCGCCGAAGGGAAGTATTTTACTGCGTCTTCAAAACCTGCTACACCTTGGTTGTTCATAGCTTCAATAGACATTGTATTTACCTGATAAGGCATATCAAGCACTCTTTTTCCTGCTAGAGGACCACTAGCAATGCCTTTGTTTAGTATACCTTCGCTGATACCACTTTCGCTGATATTGTCACCGACTGAATTTACTTCGACACCCTCAAGCTTTGTCGTTTGCACAGCAAAAACTTGACTTAAAAAACCACTGCACATCAAAAGTGCAGCACATGTTGCAACTGAGATTTTGTAACTCAACTTTTACTCCTTTTTACAAAATTTTACATCTGAAATGTTACTAAAACAAATCTTAAATATAATTTATTAATTTATTAAATATTTAAAAATATATTTTATTTAAGAAAACTAAAATAAGGCATTATGAGAACAATTTTTAAAAATTTCATAGCTTTGATAAGATAAATAAATACTATAAATATAATCTTTTATATCGATAAGTAATGCTTTAAATTTTAAGAAAAGTAATAATTGATAAAAATGTAATAAAGGTTGATTTTTCTGTTTATAGTAGAAATTTTGGCTAAAAATTAGCCAAAATTTATTTTAAAAGCTCTTTTGCGTATTTTAGACCTAGCTCGTAAGCTTTTGCGTTTGCCTCTTTGACCTTAGCTGGCACGCTTGCTAGCATCTCTTCACGCACTAAATTTTCATCCATGCACCCACTCATCGCCACAGCCACACCAAGGGCCACGACGCTTTGAGTGATGACATTTCCGACCTCGTCTTTTGCGATAGAGATGATAGGAATTTCATAAATTTTCCAGCGCTTTTTATCCTCATCGCTCACTTTTACCAAATTTGGCTCGACAACGATCGCGCCGCCCTCTTTCACGCCACTTTTAAAGGCGTTGTAGCTTATCTGCGCGGTGGCAAGCATAAAGTCTATCTCGCCCTCGTTTGCGTAAGGATATAAAATTTCTTTCTCATCAAGTATGATATCGACCTTCGTTGGACCGCCACGCACCTGAGATGTGTAGGTAGATGCCTTGACGCCGTAACCGCCTGCTTTTATCTTGGCAGCTGAGAGGATCTCGCCAGCTAGTATGACACCCTGTCCGCCAACGCCGACAAATCTTAATTGTGACTTCATGCTAGCTCCTCAAAATTTATCTTCTCACCACTCATAGCAGCCTTTCTTACCCTATCGTAAGCCTTGGTGTATTCTATCTTTTCTTCGTCTTTATGAAGCACACCAAGTGGGAAAATGCCCTTTTTCTCCTCATCACTTAACATGTCAAATTTGACCTTGCTCGTCGTGCGGCCCTTTATCCACTCTAAATTTTTCACCGCCTCGCCCATTTTGTTCTTGCGGCCTAAATTTATGTGGCAGTTTGAAAATACATCAAAAAAGCTGTATCCATCGTGACTAAAGCCCTCTACAAAGAGCTTTGTAAGCTTCTCTGGTTCGATGACGCTGCCACGCGCTACAAAGCTAGCACCTGCAGCGGTTGCGAGCTTACAGGCGTCAAAGCTAGGATCGATGTTACCATACTGCGCTGTGACCGTCCACATGCCTTTTGGCGTGGTTGGGCTGGTTTGCGAGTTGGTTAGCGCGTAGATGAAGTTGTTGATTAAGATGTGATTTAGCCCGATATTTCGGCGACATCCGTGTATCGTGTGGTTGCCTCCGATCGCTAGTCCGTCGCCGTCGCCAGTTACAACTATGACGTGCTTGTCTGGGTTTGCCATCTTTACGCCAGTAGCATATGCTACAGCTCTGCCGTGAGTTGTGTGGATGGTGTTGCAGTCAAGATATCCGCTAAAGCGCCCAGAGCAGCCTATGCCTGAGACCACGCAAACGTCGTTCATGTCCCAGCCCATGGTGTCGATAGCACGGATGAGCGCCTTTAGTATGACGCCGTCGCCACAGCCCCAGCACCAAAGAGTAGGCATTTTATCTGTTCGTAAATATTTATCATAATTAAAAGCCATAAATTTCTCCTATCTTCGCCTCGATCTCGCTTGGGCTTATCGGTCTGCCGTTTGCTTTTAGCAGTTTTGCAAAGTCATCTCTTAAGATGATCTTTGAAATTTCGCCACTATATTGACCTAAATTTAGCTCGCAGACTAAAATTTTTTTAAATTTATTTGATATCTCTTTTAGCTTTTTAGCTGGAGCTGGGAAAAGCGTGAGTGGCTTAAATAGCCCTACTTTTAGCCCTTTTTCACGTAAATTTAGTATCGCTTGCTTAGCCGAAAGCGCCACGCTACCAAAAGCGATGATACAAATTTCAGCATCATTTAGCATAAATTCTTCATATTTCTCGCACTCATCAGTGTGTAAATTTATCTTATTAAATAGCCTATTCATCGAGTATTCAACGATTTTTCCATCTTCTGTTGGAAAGCCAGTTGCTCCGTGATGAAGCCCAGTGATATGGTAGTGATAGCCTTTAAAGAAATGATTTAGCGTAGCTGGCTCATCGGGTGCTGCCTCGTAAGGCTTATACTCTTTTGGCTCGCCACTAAATTCTCTTCTTTTATAAATTTCTAGCTCGCTGATTTCTGGCAAACGCACCCTTGCTTGCATGTGACCTATCGTCTCATCAAGTAGCAGCATAACTGGCGTCATAAATCTAGCTGCGAGATTAAATGCGCAAACCGTCTGCGTATAGCACTCCTCTAGGCTGCTAGGGGCTAGCACTATCATATTTACATCGCCATGAGTTGGGTTTTTAGCCTGCAAGATATCGCCTTGTGCGACGCGGGTTGGCAAGCCAGTTGAAGGGCCACCGCGCATTACGTTTACGATGACAAGCGGTATCTCAGCGATAAAGCCAAGGCCTATTTGCTCAGCCTTTAGTGAAATTCCTGGACCTGAGCTAGCAGTCATCGCTTTAGCACCACTCGCACTTGCACCAAGAGAAACTGAAATTCCAGCTATCTCATCTTCCATTTGTATAAATGTACCGCCATGTTTT includes:
- the sdhE gene encoding 8-methylmenaquinol:fumarate reductase membrane anchor subunit — its product is MQNEFAFFPGCVLSQAAKEAKMSLEAIAPILGWKLHEIKGWSCCGAQQAQDVDPIATLVANARNIALAEQMNMPMLTTCSTCMLTLTRAKSTLDKGAKDRINTFLAEGNMKYNGSTEITSLLWVLYQNVETLRAKVVKPLSGLKVALFYGCHSLRPEKDLHNRESSVNPKSFETVVSALGATIVPFEKRLDCCGFHASYPAGTSVRKMSSQIVNNADENGADVVVTPCPLCQMQLDIYQERYQNENHSNVRKPIIHLSQLVGLALGLSVEDLGLDLNIIDATKIA
- the sdhB gene encoding 8-methylmenaquinol:fumarate reductase iron-sulfur subunit, with the protein product MKIIIDRFDGTKKYESTYELTNEEIAGKTLLTVLLDIKQKKDATLNFTASCRSAICGACAVRVNGHSYLACDTKMNELLAEYDNPESIRISPLGNFKVISDLMVDWEPSIENLRKIKPSITAKSEFSAEKGCKQSQKEYDKVALEWDCILCGACASECNKLEADASDYMQPFVFVHAYRAAFDSRNKDPMPHLKPAIDNGLWMCVKCQECADRCPKGISACKDITDLRIMAIQKGFDDGMGPDHAEAFLTDLVDGSGRLNEIKLALRSEGVFRNMGKMDIAANLMLAGKMNPLHIFGEEDIEGHDDLVKMINAARKAASKE
- the sdhA gene encoding 8-methylmenaquinol:fumarate reductase flavoprotein subunit, with translation MSEKFTRREFLQSACISVGALATTAGTTNVFAGELPKGNESGLPSVDVLIIGSGGAGLRAATAVRKQYPNSTVVVATKMMPSRNATCMAEGGINGVTDFSNGDSFKLHAYDTVKGAAYLADQDAVVKFCEAAGAVIHELDYNGMLFSRIDNGDVSRKDNGDVAFRFMGGASKKRCNYAADKTGHILMHACLDDAITAGVKFLMDHELLEIGLEDGKVEGVVLRNIQDGQIYPVLCKSLVIATGGYTRIFYNRTSVPFIATGDGIAAALKAGLGFEDPEMLQFHPTGVQNGGTLITEAARGEGGYLLNNKGERFMKNYHEKMELAPRDVVARAIETEIREGRGFGEGMSAYVLCDVRHLGKDTIMKKLPKIRHTAMLFQNIDLIEQPVPIRPTAHYSMGGIEVAKFDDMSTKIPGIYVGGEASCVSIHGANRLGGNSLTDAVVTGDLAGKGAGAYAQNAKFASGKKTSELAKMWQDKFKAIATGEGGVNDMYALREELGKNNWDLMGIFRTGAKLDQLSKNLEAIQAKYDTLKVPNQNPVMNTAFTDYVELGNLILLSRAACLAAQNRLESRGAHTREDYPKRDDVNFLKHSIVTLKDGKLELSYKDVVAGIFSLDGKKPE
- a CDS encoding ABC transporter substrate-binding protein, with amino-acid sequence MFKKILLLAFLLVSLQARVVLDSDDKKIEVPDVIERATPLIVAFVQVSAMLGNEDHIISGAPKLPPLMSKIFPKIKSNDNKSGMLSSSVETIIASKTQVVFGPVGMMFDENSKAQLESAGIAVVKIDKFQSIKEIQDSFSKIAEIWGEKSVKRAREFNDYFNENIKFVSQKTANLTPKKRVLVLNYNSGNFNTISSKDIGAEYISVAGGINLSSGLSEGDFKISKAINEEQVIIFNPDIIITNSQKSADAIAKNASFTKLKAVQNGEIFVVPSGVYLWSVRSAEGALYPLWLAKTFYPELFSDLNLEQKTKEFYERFYNYKLSDSELKEILHPKGEF
- a CDS encoding ABC transporter ATP-binding protein, which translates into the protein MKFEIKNLSCGYDKKVVIENFNANLQDGDIFCLLGSNGVGKTTTFKTILGFLKPLGGEILIDGKDALKMSEKERASFISYVPQAHTPPFAFSVFDVVMMSANARLGIFERPSKEDEEIALDALKTLNLESFKDKIYTDLSGGERQMVLIARALAQRSKVMLLDEPTANLDFGNQMRVLKEIKKLAKQGYIIILTSHQPEQVFYLNAKVAMLGRNKNYIYGEASEVMNGENLKKIYGVDIRVVKNIIDEREHYSCVMVD
- a CDS encoding class I SAM-dependent methyltransferase; its protein translation is MQGLVDYQAILERVFSPTLQKVKGKEGGVNWDDVANMYNEMTGMEAASTLNLLSNLPITKDDSVLDVGCGPARLSVPLAKLAKSVSALDPFAKMLEYAKKNAKEAGAKNINFIQKDWSDEASIKGLPKHDIVLASRSVGLFDIKKLCKFAKKYVVMTSFLPDHPSLKDIWQDFLKGTKDEKEAGLSDRRFGYNFIFNIVYDMGANPNLKIIDTIYEMDFASLEEAFSYFRFVGEIAPEKEEIYKENVKSYLTKTKSGFKFKREMKSYLIWWDVREMKFE
- a CDS encoding TonB-dependent receptor domain-containing protein, whose translation is MQSNLLFDYLVPNTNKLALSANFHYTGKRYADQRNINAAPAYFTTDLGIRYTTKEWLGKQTTLRFNVNNVFDKKYWVGMYPSNIDGISTGTGASIFLGQSRTFMLSAEVKF
- a CDS encoding TonB-dependent receptor domain-containing protein, with the translated sequence MKNITIADDIKINDYFSVILSAARSNFESKNKQTGVKSYDKSGNSYAGSLIYRPVENVSLYFTYADSLQTGSAYTYTDVRNPRYGETIVLKPYRSKQYEVGAKARIDELDLSAALFEIKRPIAYVGDNGEYGTQGEQVNRGLELTTGGKITNDLSVMGGITLIQPN
- a CDS encoding 2-oxoacid:acceptor oxidoreductase family protein, with translation MKSQLRFVGVGGQGVILAGEILSAAKIKAGGYGVKASTYTSQVRGGPTKVDIILDEKEILYPYANEGEIDFMLATAQISYNAFKSGVKEGGAIVVEPNLVKVSDEDKKRWKIYEIPIISIAKDEVGNVITQSVVALGVAVAMSGCMDENLVREEMLASVPAKVKEANAKAYELGLKYAKELLK
- a CDS encoding 2-oxoglutarate ferredoxin oxidoreductase subunit beta, producing the protein MAFNYDKYLRTDKMPTLWCWGCGDGVILKALIRAIDTMGWDMNDVCVVSGIGCSGRFSGYLDCNTIHTTHGRAVAYATGVKMANPDKHVIVVTGDGDGLAIGGNHTIHGCRRNIGLNHILINNFIYALTNSQTSPTTPKGMWTVTAQYGNIDPSFDACKLATAAGASFVARGSVIEPEKLTKLFVEGFSHDGYSFFDVFSNCHINLGRKNKMGEAVKNLEWIKGRTTSKVKFDMLSDEEKKGIFPLGVLHKDEEKIEYTKAYDRVRKAAMSGEKINFEELA